In Panulirus ornatus isolate Po-2019 chromosome 30, ASM3632096v1, whole genome shotgun sequence, a single genomic region encodes these proteins:
- the dpa gene encoding DNA replication licensing factor MCM4, which produces MSSPSRRSARSTPSKQSDTSDLVPLPPSSPGSEILPTTSPAPARLNPAISDLDLSSPLNYGTPSSVGSSLRTPRSGVRGTPIRHRSDIRSDRRIRQVNISTDPASESNVEGVAATSAPPGGSALTEGPQGPQLVIWGTDVVVAECKDRFKTFVLRFVDTDTAEDERVEGMNTDEPLYLQKLEEIHTLEEPFLNINCAHLLQYDSDLYRQLVCYPQEVIPTFDMAINEMFFERYPDTILEHQIQVRPFNAEKTKNMRALNPEDIDQLITISGMVIRTSNIIPEMREAFFRCHVCSFTTTVEIDRGRIAEPSLCTHCNTNHSFTLIHNRSQFSDKQMIKLQESPDDMPPGQTPHTVLVYAHNDLVDGVQPGDRVTVTGIYRATPLRLHPRIRNLKSVYKTHIDVVHFRKVDSKRLHGQEEGETPRFPPERIHLLKELSCKADIYERLARAIAPSIYENEDIKKGILLQLFGGTRKDFTNAGRGNFRSEVNILLCGDPGTSKSQLLQYVYNLVPRSQYTSGKGSSAVGLTAYVTKDPETRQLVLQTGALVLADNGICCIDEFDKMNDSTRSVLHEVMEQQTLSIAKAGIICQLNARTSVLAAANPVESQWNKNKTIIENIELPHTLLSRFDLIFLILDPQDELYDRRLARHLVSLYYRSESMSEEEMLDMSILRDYLAYAREYVHPKLSEDASQRLISAYVDMRKVGSGRGQVTAYPRQLESLIRLAEAHAKVRLSYMVEVADVEEAWRLHREALKQSATDPMSGKIDVSILTTGLSSAARKRRVEVAQSLKKLIQAKGKVVTLNFQKMFQELKDSSDLMITREMFEDALRDLQDDEFLTVTGKSTIRIIH; this is translated from the exons ATGTCCTCTCCTAGTCGTCGTAGTGCACGTTCCACCCCTAGTAAGCAGAGCGACACGAGTGATCTGGTCCctttgcctccctcctctcctggaTCAGAAATTTTACCAACTACTTCTCCAGCTCCAGCACGCCTTAATCCAG CCATTAGTGATCTGGATTTAAGTTCCCCTCTAAATTATGGGACACCAAGCAGTGTTGGATCGTCACTGCGCACTCCACGCTCTGGAGTCCGAGGAACACCCATTCGGCATCGATCTGATATCCGTTCTGATAGACGTATCAGACAG GTAAACATCTCCACTGATCCAGCCAGTGAATCTAATGTTGAGGGAGTGGCAGCCACATCAGCACCACCTGGAGGTTCAGCTCTAACCGAAGGACCCCAGGGACCCCAGCTAGTGATCTGGGGCACAGATGTTGTTGTTGCAGAATGTAAGGATCGTTTTAAGACATTTGTACTTCGCTTTGTGGATACTGATACCGCAGAAGATGAGCGTGTTGAGGGCATGAACACAGATGAACCACTGTATCTACAGAAGCTTGAGGAG ATTCACACATTGGAGGAACCATTCTTGAACATCAACTGTGCCCATCTCCTTCAGTATGACTCTGACCTGTACCGCCAACTTGTGTGCTACCCCCAGGAG GTAATCCCTACTTTTGATATGGCCATCAATGAAATGTTCTTTGAGCGTTATCCAGATACCATCCTGGAGCACCAGATCCAAGTTCGACCCTTTAATGCTGAGAAAACAAAGAACATGCGTGCATTGAATCCTGAAG ATATTGATCAGCTCATCACCATATCTGGCATGGTGATTCGCACATCAAATATCATACCGGAGATGCGTGAGGCATTCTTCCGTTGTCATGTATGTTCCTTTACAACCACTGTTGAAATTGACCGGGGTCGTATTGCTGAACCATCTCTTTGTACCCACTGCAACACCAACCATTCTTTCACACTGATCCACAATCGCTCACAGTTTTCTGACAAACAAATGATCAAATTGCAAGAGAGTCCAG ATGATATGCCACCTGGTCAGACACCTCATACTGTTCTTGTGTACGCCCATAACGACCTTGTTGATGGGGTCCAACCTGGGGATCGTGTAACTGTTACAGGCATTTATAGGGCCACCCCATTGAGGTTGCATCCTCGTATACGTAACCTCAAGAGTGTTTACAAAACACACATAGATGTTGTTCATTTCCGTAAAGTGGACTCAAAAAGACTTCATGGACAGGAAGAAGG AGAAACCCCACGATTTCCCCCTGAGCGTATTCATCTGCTGAAAGAATTATCCTGCAAGGCTGACATTTATGAGCGTCTTGCTCGTGCTATTGCTCCatccatatatgaaaatgaagatatcAAGAAGGGCATCTTATTGCAGCTGTTTGGTGGGACTAGGAAAGACTTCACAAATGCTGGAAGGGGAAATTTCAG GTCTGAAGTAAACATTCTTCTTTGTGGTGATCCTGGTACATCCAAGTCCCAGCTGTTACAGTATGTTTACAATCTGGTGCCTCGATCACAGTACACCAGTGGCAAGGGTTCGTCTGCTGTTGGTCTGACTGCTTATGTTACTAAAGATCCAGAGACACGCCAGCTAGTTTTGCAAACTGGTGCGCTTGTGCTGGCCGATAATGGCATTTGCTGTATTGATGAATTTGACAAGATGAATGATTCAACAAG GTCAGTGCTTCACGAAGTAATGGAACAACAGACTCTTAGTATTGCCAAGGCAGGTATTATATGTCAGTTAAATGCCCGAACATCAGTCTTGGCAGCTGCTAATCCTGTTGAATCTCAGTGGAATAAGAATAAGACTATCATCGAGAATATTGAGCTCCCCCACACACTTCTTTCTCGTTTtgacctcatcttcctcattctgGATCCACAAGATGAGTTGTATGATCGTAGACTAGCACGCCACCTGGTTTCACTTTACTATCGCTCAGAGAGTATGAGTGAAGAAGAAATGTTAGACATGAGTATTCTTAGAGATTATCTTGCATATGCTCGTGAGTACGTTCATCCAAAACTTTCTGAAGATGCCTCACAGCGTCTGATCTCTGCTTATGTGGATATGCGTAAGGTGGGCAGTGGCCGTGGACAGGTGACTGCCTACCCTCGTCAGCTTGAGTCGCTGATTCGCTTGGCTGAAGCGCATGCCAAAGTCCGTCTGTCTTACATGGTGGAAGTTGCTGACGTAGAGGAGGCATGGAG ACTACACCGTGAGGCTCTCAAGCAGTCTGCCACAGATCCAATGTCAGGCAAGATTGATGTTAGTATTTTAACTACTGGTCTAAGTTCTGCAGCTCGCAAGCGGCGAGTTGAAGTGGCCCAGTCTCTCAAGAAGTTGATACAAGCTAAAGGGAAAGTTGTTACCCTCAACTTCCAGAAAATGTTCCAGGAACTGAAAGACTCTTCAGACTTG ATGATCACCCGTGAGATGTTTGAAGATGCCCTTCGGGATCTTCAGGATGATGAATTCCTAACTGTAACTGGAAAATCTACAATTCGTATCATTCATTGA